Proteins encoded within one genomic window of Humulus lupulus chromosome 1, drHumLupu1.1, whole genome shotgun sequence:
- the LOC133801924 gene encoding monothiol glutaredoxin-S6 has product MATIQSLVGEKPVVIFSKLSCSMCHSVKSLIKNYGANVTVYEIDELSNGQQIERELLLQLGCQPSVPAVYIGQKFIGGADMIFTLQLKNELVPLLIQARAIWI; this is encoded by the coding sequence atgGCCACTATTCAGAGCTTGGTTGGTGAAAAACCAGTGGTGATATTCAGCAAGCTGTCTTGTTCAATGTGCCACTCAGTGAAGTCACTCATCAAAAATTATGGGGCCAACGTGACTGTGTACGAGATCGATGAGCTTTCGAATGGTCAGCAAATTGAGAGGGAATTACTACTGCAGTTAGGGTGTCAACCGAGTGTACCAGCTGTTTACATAGGCCAGAAGTTCATTGGTGGTGCTGATATGATCTTTACTCTCCAACTCAAGAACGAGCTTGTTCCACTGCTCATACAGGCCAGAGCTATATGGATATAg